The genome window ACCCCGCCCGCGGCCTTGCTGGTGCTGCCCGCGCCCAGCTCGTCCCGCTCCAGCAGCAGGACCTCGACGCCGGCCTCGGAGAGGTGGAAGGCGGTGCTCACGCCCATCACCCCGCCGCCGGCCACGACGACCTCCGCCCGCGGCGGCAGGGTCATGCGCCACCCCCGAGCTCCGGGGGCAGCCGGTAGTCCAGCTCGGGCTCGACGGTGTCGACGTCCATCTGGGCCTTCTGCAGCTTGCCGGAGAAGTCCCAGTTCAGCGACTGCCAGCGGGTGAACTGGTCGAGCACCCAGATCCCGGACTGGCGGCTGCCGTTGCCGGAGCGGCCGTTGCCGCCGAAGGGCAGGTGCGCCTCGGCTCCCGAGGTGGAGTTGTTGACGCTGACCATGCCCGCCCCGATGCCCTGGCGGAACCGGAACGCCGTCTGCGGGTTGGTGGTGTAGACGGCGGCCGACAGCCCGTAGCCCGGCAGGTTGCCCAGCTCGATCGCCTCGTCGAGGGTGTCGAAGGTGCTCACGCCCACGATCGGGCCGAAGGTCTCCTGGCGGAAGACGTGGTCGTCGGGGCGCAGGCCGTCCAGCAGAACCGGGTGGTAGTACAGCCCGGTCGACGGGTCGCCGTGGAAGCCCTTGCGCGGCGCGGACTCGGTGATCCGGCCGACCGACTCCGAGCCGAGCACGGTGTGGTGGCCGGCGATGGTGTCCAGCACGGCCTCGAACCCGTCGGCGAACTTCTGGTCCAGCAGCGGGCCGTAGAGCACGTCACCGGTCGGCTCGCCGATCGCGGCCGAGCGCAGCGCCTCGTCCAGGCGGGAGACGAACTCGTCGTGCAGGTCGCGGTGCACGATGAGGTTGCCCAGCGAGGTGCAGCGCTGACCTGCCGTGCCCCAGCCGGAGAACAGCGCGCCCTCCACCGCCAGGTCCAGATCGGCGTCGGCGGCCACGACCATCGGGTTCTTGCCGCCCAGCTCCAGGCACGGGCTCTGCAGGTGGCGTCCGCACAGCTCGCCGACGCGGGTGCCGACCGCGCTGGAGCCGGTGAAGCCGACCTTGTTGACCGTGCCCGCCTCCAGGGCGGCTTCCAGGCCCTTGAACGTCGCCTCGCCGTCGGCGTAGACGAGGTTGAGCACGCCGCGCGGCACGCCGGCGCGCCACGCAAGCTCCGCGACCGCGCGGGCGGCGGCCGCGGCGTACTCGGCGGGCTTCCACACCACGGCGTTGCCGCACAGCAGCGCCGGGACGATGTACCAGGAGGGCACCGCGACGGGGAAGTTGCCCGCGGTGATCACCGCGGCGACCCCGACCGGCACCCGGAAGGTGAACAGCTGCTTGTCGGGCATCTCCGAGGGCACGGTCTGCCCGTAGAGCCTGCGCCCCTCGCCGAGGAAGAAGTCGCAGGTGTCGATGATCTCCTGCACCTCGCCCAGCGCCTCGGCGTAGGGCTTGCCGATCTCGCGGGTCACCAGCTTGGCCAGCGACTCCTTGTTCGCCTCGACCAGCCTGCCGAGGCCCGCGACGAC of Saccharopolyspora erythraea contains these proteins:
- a CDS encoding aldehyde dehydrogenase family protein codes for the protein MIGPDTTAVDDGGTEYLSRNPSNLDDVVARVRLGGPDTLRVAAENAQRAQREWAQVPAPVRGRVVAGLGRLVEANKESLAKLVTREIGKPYAEALGEVQEIIDTCDFFLGEGRRLYGQTVPSEMPDKQLFTFRVPVGVAAVITAGNFPVAVPSWYIVPALLCGNAVVWKPAEYAAAAARAVAELAWRAGVPRGVLNLVYADGEATFKGLEAALEAGTVNKVGFTGSSAVGTRVGELCGRHLQSPCLELGGKNPMVVAADADLDLAVEGALFSGWGTAGQRCTSLGNLIVHRDLHDEFVSRLDEALRSAAIGEPTGDVLYGPLLDQKFADGFEAVLDTIAGHHTVLGSESVGRITESAPRKGFHGDPSTGLYYHPVLLDGLRPDDHVFRQETFGPIVGVSTFDTLDEAIELGNLPGYGLSAAVYTTNPQTAFRFRQGIGAGMVSVNNSTSGAEAHLPFGGNGRSGNGSRQSGIWVLDQFTRWQSLNWDFSGKLQKAQMDVDTVEPELDYRLPPELGGGA